The following are encoded together in the Vigna angularis cultivar LongXiaoDou No.4 chromosome 9, ASM1680809v1, whole genome shotgun sequence genome:
- the LOC108347562 gene encoding two-component response regulator-like APRR3 isoform X2 yields MAELSSTMQEHGTGNNGDRSAEGVQWERFLPRMVLRVLLVEADHSTRQIIAALLRKCSYTVIAVPDGLKAWELLKKNASELDLIITEVDLPAISGFSLLSLIMEHEICKNIPVIMMSSHDSVSMVLKCMLKGAADFLIKPIRRNELGNLWQHVWRRHASSTPAPITTFSPKNLETASEDNSASNKSSGSVASSKENNEYSERLSEAQDVPQLKRSKQQKIDLKYEKFTRFESESTKMDNETRDNAGCDKTFESADLRLQQDHGCADTEIEVEILKSDLGIGDSNISSELHGCSDEGVKPIKGAIDLIATFGNLPKHPDENCSFNGGNTTMFYGVTQLELSLRSDFPGSSCKQASEATEESQRLNHSNTSAFSWYSNSKLVHPLFRTPSITSAEVNNPSWDSHESHKLSRTTSGNCCQYGGSNKNLENMIGTVIDQYGQVKPKLSNSQCGMLPVSGVVSDLKSKGHGNVFTSVFYATSGTHPVWSPKPVCQNESSPFPTSTSSQSNPESHNSDQYHEYSNDATCLNQNVKEDTDLDQARRDSPAADQSAGNSLCHDASYHVNSSAYGSMDSGNDGHATSAIVSKNNPEVFSDSVCHNYDGSRGTESHHTSQREAALTKFRLKRKERCFEKKVRYQSRKRLAEQRPRVKGQFVRQVHNDHPVADAGGDS; encoded by the exons ATGGCTGAGTTGAGTAGTACGATGCAAGAGCACGGGACGGGCAACAATGGCGATCGCTCTGCAGAGGGGGTTCAGTGGGAGAGGTTTCTGCCGCGGATGGTGCTCAGAGTCCTGCTTGTAGAAGCTGATCATTCCACTCGACAAATCATCGCTGCGCTTCTTCGCAAATGCAGTTACACAg TTATTGCGGTTCCAGACGGATTAAAGGCATGGGAGTTGTTGAAGAAGAACGCGTCCGAGCTAGATCTCATAATAACTGAAGTGGATCTGCCAGCAATATCTGGATTTTCCCTTCTTTCTTTAATCATGGAACATGAAATTTGTAAAAACATTCCTGTCATAA TGATGTCTTCTCATGATTCTGTAAGCATGGTGTTGAAATGCATGCTAAAAGGGGCTGCTGATTTTCTTATAAAACCTATTCGGAGGAATGAACTAGGGAACTTGTGGCAACATGTATGGAGAAGGCACGCT AGTAGCACTCCTGCTCCAATTACAACATTTTCACCAAAAAATCTTGAAACTGCCTCCGAAGACAATTCTGCAAGCAATAAATCTAGTGGTTCCGTTGCCTCCTCTAAGGAAAACAACGAATACAGTGAGAGATTAAGTGAGGCTCAA GACGTGCCCCAGCTGAAAAGGTCTAAACAGCAGAAAATTGATTTGAAGTATGAAAAGTTTACCAGATTTGAAAGTGAATCAACTAAGATGGATAATGAAACAAGAG ACAATGCAGGGTGCGACAAAACTTTTGAATCGGCAGATTTAAGGCTACAACAAGACCATGGCTGTGCTGATACTGAAATTGAGGTTGAAATCTTAAAATCTGATTTAGGCATAGGAGATTCTAATATTAGTTCTGAGTTGCATGGATGCAGTGATGAAGGGGTGAAACCTATTAAAGGAGCTATTGACTTGATTGCAACATTTGGAAATCTTCCAAAGCACCCTGATGAAAACTGTAGTTTTAATGGTGGTAATACAACCATGTTTTATGGTGTTACGCAATTGGAACTTTCTTTAAGAAGTGATTTTCCTGGAAGTTCATGTAAACAAGCAAGCGAAGCAACTGAGGAATCTCAAAGATTGAACCATTCAAACACCTCTGCGTTTTCTTG GTATAGTAATAGTAAATTGGTGCACCCTCTTTTTCGAACACCATCAATTACATCCGCCGAAGTAAACAACCCCAGTTGGGATTCTCACGAATCCCATAAATTGTCTCGAACTACTTCTGGAAATTGTTGTCAGTATGGTGGCTCAAATAAAAACCTGGAGAATATGATCGGTACGGTCATTGATCAGTATGGACAAGTTAAGccaaaattatcaaacagtCAATGTGGAATGTTACCTGTTTCAGGggttgtttccgatcttaagtCCAAGGGACATGGTAATGTTTTCACTTCAGTGTTCTACGCAACATCTGGTACTCACCCTGTGTGGAGTCCGAAACCAGTCTGCCAGAACGAGAGTTCTCCCTTTCCCACAAGTACCTCCTCCCAGTCCAATCCTGAAAGTCACAACTCTGACCAATATCATGAATATTCCAATGATGCTACTTGTCTTAATCAAAATGTAAAGGAAGACACTGATTTGGATCAGGCAAGGCGTGATTCTCCTGCTGCTGATCAGAGTGCTGGTAATAGTTTATGCCATGATGCTTCATATCATGTCAACAGTAGTGCGTATGGAAGCATGGACAGTGGAAATGATGGGCATGCTACTTCAGCTATAGTATCCAAGAACAACCCAGAAGTTTTCAGCGATAGTGTTTGTCATAATTATGATGGGTCTCGAGGCACAGAATCTCATCACACTAGTCAAAGAGAAGCAGCTCTAACCAAGTTTCGACTGAAGCGGAAAGAGCGATGCTTCGAGAAAAAG GTTCGATATCAAAGCCGGAAAAGGCTGGCAGAGCAGCGTCCTCGGGTCAAAGGGCAGTTTGTTCGCCAAGTACACAATGATCATCCAGTTGCTGATGCCGGTGGTGATtcatga
- the LOC108346967 gene encoding 28 kDa ribonucleoprotein, chloroplastic isoform X2: MPHTLFHTFFTPPSSSYVLPFKLYKPQVKRFVLHFGLPRRSRTSPEPSSSSSFTSQRKTREVVEERINGEESVYPQKGDGLVDEEDNERLGKSCEVYVCNLPRSCDAAYLLDLFRPYGTILSVEVCRNDETNESKGCGYVTLGSVYSARNAVATLDGSDVDGREMRVRFSIEVNSRRRGFNKANSSTKRILYYESSHKLYVGNLPKTMRPEQLRDHFSRFGNIVGARVLLDFKQGKSRAYAFLSFQLEAERDAAMSLNGTEFYGRTLIVKEGVERTEPLTEASVSA; this comes from the exons atgcCACACACCCTTTTTCACACTTTCTTTAcaccaccttcttcttcttatgTGCTACCCTTCAAACTGTACAAACCCCAAGTGAAACGATTCGTTTTACATTTCGGGCTTCCACGGCGTTCCCGCACATCTCCAGaaccttcatcatcttcttctttcacttCGCAGAGGAAAACTAGGGAGGTGGTTGAAGAACGGATTAATGGAGAAGAATCTGTTTACCCTCAAAAAGGTGATGGTTTAGTGGATGAAGAAGATAACGAAAGGCTTGGAAAATCGTGTGAAGTGTACGTGTGCAACCTCCCCAGAAGCTGTGATGCAGCATACTTGCTTGACTTGTTCAGGCCATATGGGACCATTCTATCGGTTGAG GTTTGCCGAAATGATGAGACTAATGAAAGTAAGGGTTGTGGTTACGTGACACTGGGATCTGTATACTCAGCAAGAAATGCAGTTGCTACATTGGATGGATCA GATGTTGATGGGCGCGAAATGAGGGTTAGATTTTCAATTGAGGTGAATTCTAGAAGGAGGGGTTTTAATAAAGCGAACTCTTCCACCAAGAGGATCTTATACTATGAATCTTCTCATAAGCTGTATGTTGGCAATCTTCCTAAGACAATGAGACCTGAACAGCTGAGAGATCACTTTAGCAGATTTGGAAATATAGTTGGTGCCAGAGTATTGCTTGATTTTAAACAAGGGAAAAGTCGAGCCTATGCCTTTCTCTCCTTTCAATTAGAGGCGGAACGTGATGCAGCAATGTCTCTCAATGGAACA GAATTTTATGGTCGAACACTAATAGTTAAAGAGGGTGTTGAGAGGACAGAGCCTTTAACTGAAGCTTCAGTGTCTGCATAA
- the LOC108347562 gene encoding two-component response regulator-like APRR3 isoform X3, with the protein MAELSSTMQEHGTGNNGDRSAEGVQWERFLPRMVLRVLLVEADHSTRQIIAALLRKCSYTVIAVPDGLKAWELLKKNASELDLIITEVDLPAISGFSLLSLIMEHEICKNIPVIMMSSHDSVSMVLKCMLKGAADFLIKPIRRNELGNLWQHVWRRHASSTPAPITTFSPKNLETASEDNSASNKSSGSVASSKENNEYSERLSEAQDVPQLKRSKQQKIDLKYEKFTRFESESTKMDNETRGCDKTFESADLRLQQDHGCADTEIEVEILKSDLGIGDSNISSELHGCSDEGVKPIKGAIDLIATFGNLPKHPDENCSFNGGNTTMFYGVTQLELSLRSDFPGSSCKQASEATEESQRLNHSNTSAFSWYSNSKLVHPLFRTPSITSAEVNNPSWDSHESHKLSRTTSGNCCQYGGSNKNLENMIGTVIDQYGQVKPKLSNSQCGMLPVSGVVSDLKSKGHGNVFTSVFYATSGTHPVWSPKPVCQNESSPFPTSTSSQSNPESHNSDQYHEYSNDATCLNQNVKEDTDLDQARRDSPAADQSAGNSLCHDASYHVNSSAYGSMDSGNDGHATSAIVSKNNPEVFSDSVCHNYDGSRGTESHHTSQREAALTKFRLKRKERCFEKKVRYQSRKRLAEQRPRVKGQFVRQVHNDHPVADAGGDS; encoded by the exons ATGGCTGAGTTGAGTAGTACGATGCAAGAGCACGGGACGGGCAACAATGGCGATCGCTCTGCAGAGGGGGTTCAGTGGGAGAGGTTTCTGCCGCGGATGGTGCTCAGAGTCCTGCTTGTAGAAGCTGATCATTCCACTCGACAAATCATCGCTGCGCTTCTTCGCAAATGCAGTTACACAg TTATTGCGGTTCCAGACGGATTAAAGGCATGGGAGTTGTTGAAGAAGAACGCGTCCGAGCTAGATCTCATAATAACTGAAGTGGATCTGCCAGCAATATCTGGATTTTCCCTTCTTTCTTTAATCATGGAACATGAAATTTGTAAAAACATTCCTGTCATAA TGATGTCTTCTCATGATTCTGTAAGCATGGTGTTGAAATGCATGCTAAAAGGGGCTGCTGATTTTCTTATAAAACCTATTCGGAGGAATGAACTAGGGAACTTGTGGCAACATGTATGGAGAAGGCACGCT AGTAGCACTCCTGCTCCAATTACAACATTTTCACCAAAAAATCTTGAAACTGCCTCCGAAGACAATTCTGCAAGCAATAAATCTAGTGGTTCCGTTGCCTCCTCTAAGGAAAACAACGAATACAGTGAGAGATTAAGTGAGGCTCAA GACGTGCCCCAGCTGAAAAGGTCTAAACAGCAGAAAATTGATTTGAAGTATGAAAAGTTTACCAGATTTGAAAGTGAATCAACTAAGATGGATAATGAAACAAGAG GGTGCGACAAAACTTTTGAATCGGCAGATTTAAGGCTACAACAAGACCATGGCTGTGCTGATACTGAAATTGAGGTTGAAATCTTAAAATCTGATTTAGGCATAGGAGATTCTAATATTAGTTCTGAGTTGCATGGATGCAGTGATGAAGGGGTGAAACCTATTAAAGGAGCTATTGACTTGATTGCAACATTTGGAAATCTTCCAAAGCACCCTGATGAAAACTGTAGTTTTAATGGTGGTAATACAACCATGTTTTATGGTGTTACGCAATTGGAACTTTCTTTAAGAAGTGATTTTCCTGGAAGTTCATGTAAACAAGCAAGCGAAGCAACTGAGGAATCTCAAAGATTGAACCATTCAAACACCTCTGCGTTTTCTTG GTATAGTAATAGTAAATTGGTGCACCCTCTTTTTCGAACACCATCAATTACATCCGCCGAAGTAAACAACCCCAGTTGGGATTCTCACGAATCCCATAAATTGTCTCGAACTACTTCTGGAAATTGTTGTCAGTATGGTGGCTCAAATAAAAACCTGGAGAATATGATCGGTACGGTCATTGATCAGTATGGACAAGTTAAGccaaaattatcaaacagtCAATGTGGAATGTTACCTGTTTCAGGggttgtttccgatcttaagtCCAAGGGACATGGTAATGTTTTCACTTCAGTGTTCTACGCAACATCTGGTACTCACCCTGTGTGGAGTCCGAAACCAGTCTGCCAGAACGAGAGTTCTCCCTTTCCCACAAGTACCTCCTCCCAGTCCAATCCTGAAAGTCACAACTCTGACCAATATCATGAATATTCCAATGATGCTACTTGTCTTAATCAAAATGTAAAGGAAGACACTGATTTGGATCAGGCAAGGCGTGATTCTCCTGCTGCTGATCAGAGTGCTGGTAATAGTTTATGCCATGATGCTTCATATCATGTCAACAGTAGTGCGTATGGAAGCATGGACAGTGGAAATGATGGGCATGCTACTTCAGCTATAGTATCCAAGAACAACCCAGAAGTTTTCAGCGATAGTGTTTGTCATAATTATGATGGGTCTCGAGGCACAGAATCTCATCACACTAGTCAAAGAGAAGCAGCTCTAACCAAGTTTCGACTGAAGCGGAAAGAGCGATGCTTCGAGAAAAAG GTTCGATATCAAAGCCGGAAAAGGCTGGCAGAGCAGCGTCCTCGGGTCAAAGGGCAGTTTGTTCGCCAAGTACACAATGATCATCCAGTTGCTGATGCCGGTGGTGATtcatga
- the LOC108347562 gene encoding two-component response regulator-like APRR3 isoform X1 translates to MAELSSTMQEHGTGNNGDRSAEGVQWERFLPRMVLRVLLVEADHSTRQIIAALLRKCSYTVIAVPDGLKAWELLKKNASELDLIITEVDLPAISGFSLLSLIMEHEICKNIPVIMMSSHDSVSMVLKCMLKGAADFLIKPIRRNELGNLWQHVWRRHASSTPAPITTFSPKNLETASEDNSASNKSSGSVASSKENNEYSERLSEAQDVPQLKRSKQQKIDLKYEKFTRFESESTKMDNETRDNSIIIVSDNAGCDKTFESADLRLQQDHGCADTEIEVEILKSDLGIGDSNISSELHGCSDEGVKPIKGAIDLIATFGNLPKHPDENCSFNGGNTTMFYGVTQLELSLRSDFPGSSCKQASEATEESQRLNHSNTSAFSWYSNSKLVHPLFRTPSITSAEVNNPSWDSHESHKLSRTTSGNCCQYGGSNKNLENMIGTVIDQYGQVKPKLSNSQCGMLPVSGVVSDLKSKGHGNVFTSVFYATSGTHPVWSPKPVCQNESSPFPTSTSSQSNPESHNSDQYHEYSNDATCLNQNVKEDTDLDQARRDSPAADQSAGNSLCHDASYHVNSSAYGSMDSGNDGHATSAIVSKNNPEVFSDSVCHNYDGSRGTESHHTSQREAALTKFRLKRKERCFEKKVRYQSRKRLAEQRPRVKGQFVRQVHNDHPVADAGGDS, encoded by the exons ATGGCTGAGTTGAGTAGTACGATGCAAGAGCACGGGACGGGCAACAATGGCGATCGCTCTGCAGAGGGGGTTCAGTGGGAGAGGTTTCTGCCGCGGATGGTGCTCAGAGTCCTGCTTGTAGAAGCTGATCATTCCACTCGACAAATCATCGCTGCGCTTCTTCGCAAATGCAGTTACACAg TTATTGCGGTTCCAGACGGATTAAAGGCATGGGAGTTGTTGAAGAAGAACGCGTCCGAGCTAGATCTCATAATAACTGAAGTGGATCTGCCAGCAATATCTGGATTTTCCCTTCTTTCTTTAATCATGGAACATGAAATTTGTAAAAACATTCCTGTCATAA TGATGTCTTCTCATGATTCTGTAAGCATGGTGTTGAAATGCATGCTAAAAGGGGCTGCTGATTTTCTTATAAAACCTATTCGGAGGAATGAACTAGGGAACTTGTGGCAACATGTATGGAGAAGGCACGCT AGTAGCACTCCTGCTCCAATTACAACATTTTCACCAAAAAATCTTGAAACTGCCTCCGAAGACAATTCTGCAAGCAATAAATCTAGTGGTTCCGTTGCCTCCTCTAAGGAAAACAACGAATACAGTGAGAGATTAAGTGAGGCTCAA GACGTGCCCCAGCTGAAAAGGTCTAAACAGCAGAAAATTGATTTGAAGTATGAAAAGTTTACCAGATTTGAAAGTGAATCAACTAAGATGGATAATGAAACAAGAG ataattcaattataattgtATCAGACAATGCAGGGTGCGACAAAACTTTTGAATCGGCAGATTTAAGGCTACAACAAGACCATGGCTGTGCTGATACTGAAATTGAGGTTGAAATCTTAAAATCTGATTTAGGCATAGGAGATTCTAATATTAGTTCTGAGTTGCATGGATGCAGTGATGAAGGGGTGAAACCTATTAAAGGAGCTATTGACTTGATTGCAACATTTGGAAATCTTCCAAAGCACCCTGATGAAAACTGTAGTTTTAATGGTGGTAATACAACCATGTTTTATGGTGTTACGCAATTGGAACTTTCTTTAAGAAGTGATTTTCCTGGAAGTTCATGTAAACAAGCAAGCGAAGCAACTGAGGAATCTCAAAGATTGAACCATTCAAACACCTCTGCGTTTTCTTG GTATAGTAATAGTAAATTGGTGCACCCTCTTTTTCGAACACCATCAATTACATCCGCCGAAGTAAACAACCCCAGTTGGGATTCTCACGAATCCCATAAATTGTCTCGAACTACTTCTGGAAATTGTTGTCAGTATGGTGGCTCAAATAAAAACCTGGAGAATATGATCGGTACGGTCATTGATCAGTATGGACAAGTTAAGccaaaattatcaaacagtCAATGTGGAATGTTACCTGTTTCAGGggttgtttccgatcttaagtCCAAGGGACATGGTAATGTTTTCACTTCAGTGTTCTACGCAACATCTGGTACTCACCCTGTGTGGAGTCCGAAACCAGTCTGCCAGAACGAGAGTTCTCCCTTTCCCACAAGTACCTCCTCCCAGTCCAATCCTGAAAGTCACAACTCTGACCAATATCATGAATATTCCAATGATGCTACTTGTCTTAATCAAAATGTAAAGGAAGACACTGATTTGGATCAGGCAAGGCGTGATTCTCCTGCTGCTGATCAGAGTGCTGGTAATAGTTTATGCCATGATGCTTCATATCATGTCAACAGTAGTGCGTATGGAAGCATGGACAGTGGAAATGATGGGCATGCTACTTCAGCTATAGTATCCAAGAACAACCCAGAAGTTTTCAGCGATAGTGTTTGTCATAATTATGATGGGTCTCGAGGCACAGAATCTCATCACACTAGTCAAAGAGAAGCAGCTCTAACCAAGTTTCGACTGAAGCGGAAAGAGCGATGCTTCGAGAAAAAG GTTCGATATCAAAGCCGGAAAAGGCTGGCAGAGCAGCGTCCTCGGGTCAAAGGGCAGTTTGTTCGCCAAGTACACAATGATCATCCAGTTGCTGATGCCGGTGGTGATtcatga
- the LOC108346967 gene encoding 28 kDa ribonucleoprotein, chloroplastic isoform X1, producing MPHTLFHTFFTPPSSSYVLPFKLYKPQVKRFVLHFGLPRRSRTSPEPSSSSSFTSQRKTREVVEERINGEESVYPQKGDGLVDEEDNERLGKSCEVYVCNLPRSCDAAYLLDLFRPYGTILSVEVCRNDETNESKGCGYVTLGSVYSARNAVATLDGSVDVDGREMRVRFSIEVNSRRRGFNKANSSTKRILYYESSHKLYVGNLPKTMRPEQLRDHFSRFGNIVGARVLLDFKQGKSRAYAFLSFQLEAERDAAMSLNGTEFYGRTLIVKEGVERTEPLTEASVSA from the exons atgcCACACACCCTTTTTCACACTTTCTTTAcaccaccttcttcttcttatgTGCTACCCTTCAAACTGTACAAACCCCAAGTGAAACGATTCGTTTTACATTTCGGGCTTCCACGGCGTTCCCGCACATCTCCAGaaccttcatcatcttcttctttcacttCGCAGAGGAAAACTAGGGAGGTGGTTGAAGAACGGATTAATGGAGAAGAATCTGTTTACCCTCAAAAAGGTGATGGTTTAGTGGATGAAGAAGATAACGAAAGGCTTGGAAAATCGTGTGAAGTGTACGTGTGCAACCTCCCCAGAAGCTGTGATGCAGCATACTTGCTTGACTTGTTCAGGCCATATGGGACCATTCTATCGGTTGAG GTTTGCCGAAATGATGAGACTAATGAAAGTAAGGGTTGTGGTTACGTGACACTGGGATCTGTATACTCAGCAAGAAATGCAGTTGCTACATTGGATGGATCAGTT GATGTTGATGGGCGCGAAATGAGGGTTAGATTTTCAATTGAGGTGAATTCTAGAAGGAGGGGTTTTAATAAAGCGAACTCTTCCACCAAGAGGATCTTATACTATGAATCTTCTCATAAGCTGTATGTTGGCAATCTTCCTAAGACAATGAGACCTGAACAGCTGAGAGATCACTTTAGCAGATTTGGAAATATAGTTGGTGCCAGAGTATTGCTTGATTTTAAACAAGGGAAAAGTCGAGCCTATGCCTTTCTCTCCTTTCAATTAGAGGCGGAACGTGATGCAGCAATGTCTCTCAATGGAACA GAATTTTATGGTCGAACACTAATAGTTAAAGAGGGTGTTGAGAGGACAGAGCCTTTAACTGAAGCTTCAGTGTCTGCATAA